In one Pseudoclavibacter sp. Marseille-Q3772 genomic region, the following are encoded:
- a CDS encoding glycosyltransferase family 2 protein, producing the protein MTTTPEVKKTDTGQKDELPVAVMTLMVRDEIDIIGDWLDYHLGQGLCRIIVTDNASADGTYELLRKYADADLIDLHQYVEHDKQQAMVVTGMAREAFTRYGADWVLNSDADEFWVTEDGSPLIHELAKLPREGKSYPVLVRNLFGQPLERGFSFDGAIYRDERPESELWSLGIHSHPTQNLIHPGSAEVGVSQGNHFSNVEQAETLPEDVKIEVLHFQVRSWEQYSTRVTVTGEGYARSPQLTPSPKHHTMRDYRWLRADLLRAFFAARHPQGDSPSGFSVDRRVADRLPKPNPLRAESPASQAVPMRDVDEALSQYKTNHNAILALEAERINELSELTDKLSKALHDEQSLQHHNQLQHERIALLEQRVEELDDQIKLRDARIEQERVQIEKYKRRTADRERELEELRQRKVVRYTDKAATAAKRILSKLPR; encoded by the coding sequence ATGACGACAACCCCTGAGGTCAAGAAAACCGACACAGGCCAAAAGGATGAGCTGCCGGTAGCAGTGATGACGCTCATGGTCCGCGATGAGATCGACATCATTGGCGACTGGCTGGACTACCACCTAGGGCAGGGACTGTGCCGCATTATCGTCACGGATAACGCCTCTGCGGACGGCACCTACGAGCTACTCCGGAAGTATGCTGACGCCGACCTGATCGACCTTCACCAATACGTAGAACACGATAAACAACAGGCAATGGTCGTGACCGGCATGGCACGTGAGGCGTTTACGAGGTACGGCGCGGATTGGGTTCTCAACTCGGATGCAGATGAGTTTTGGGTCACTGAAGACGGCTCACCGCTCATCCATGAACTCGCAAAGCTCCCGCGCGAGGGTAAGTCCTACCCTGTCTTGGTGCGAAACCTATTCGGCCAACCACTGGAACGTGGATTCTCGTTTGACGGTGCTATTTATCGAGACGAACGCCCTGAGTCAGAGCTGTGGTCGCTCGGAATCCACAGTCACCCCACACAAAACCTCATCCACCCTGGCTCTGCCGAGGTCGGGGTCAGCCAGGGAAACCACTTCTCGAATGTTGAACAGGCTGAAACGCTGCCCGAAGACGTAAAGATTGAAGTGCTGCACTTTCAAGTTCGGTCGTGGGAACAGTACAGCACCCGCGTTACGGTCACCGGCGAGGGGTACGCACGCAGCCCACAGCTGACACCGAGCCCAAAACATCACACAATGCGGGACTATCGGTGGCTACGGGCCGACCTGTTGCGTGCGTTCTTCGCTGCCCGTCACCCGCAGGGGGACTCACCTTCCGGATTCTCAGTAGACCGCCGGGTAGCAGACCGATTGCCCAAACCGAACCCGCTTCGCGCTGAGAGTCCCGCGTCGCAGGCGGTGCCCATGCGAGACGTCGACGAGGCACTCTCCCAATACAAGACGAACCACAACGCCATCTTGGCGTTAGAAGCCGAACGCATCAACGAGCTGTCGGAGTTGACTGACAAACTTTCGAAGGCGCTACACGACGAGCAGTCTCTGCAGCACCACAATCAGTTACAGCACGAGCGCATCGCATTGCTCGAGCAACGAGTCGAGGAACTTGATGACCAAATCAAGTTGCGTGATGCACGAATCGAGCAGGAACGCGTCCAGATCGAAAAGTATAAACGCCGCACTGCAGACCGTGAACGCGAGCTTGAAGAGCTCCGGCAACGCAAGGTCGTGCGCTATACCGACAAGGCCGCAACCGCCGCCAAGCGCATCCTGTCAAAACTCCCCCGCTAG
- a CDS encoding ABC transporter ATP-binding protein, with amino-acid sequence MSDLQHTPSTAHPAGTERPVVVKVEDVTKRFIIHQDKSLKERVLHPRRSRTYRDDFWALNGVSLEIEAGSTIGLIGPNGSGKSTLLKTIGGIIEPTSGTIQTRGRMAALLELGAGFHPDLTGRENVYLNAAILGMTRQQTDALFDEIVEFSGIERFIDTQVKFYSSGMYVRLAFAVAINVDPDILLVDEVLAVGDEAFQKKCLDKIKQFQEQGRTIILVSHSLSDIRDLCTRAVVLGKGSIVFDGNPADAVSVLRAGFETRHEAEAAKESLERERAREAEIERRASLVAISDVRTTVLNPNEAGAHQPGGDLQIEVDLDLTEEMSGWDLAISLVNSLGTTATSTSTCATGQTGVPSKGKRTVTFLLPNLAIGQGQYSITAAFFDNERHLLTRVDELGKFECHSLTDSVGPVYTAATTRVE; translated from the coding sequence ATGTCTGATCTGCAACACACACCCTCAACAGCACACCCAGCAGGTACTGAGCGACCGGTAGTGGTCAAGGTCGAGGATGTAACGAAACGGTTCATCATCCACCAAGACAAATCGTTGAAAGAGCGGGTCCTCCACCCACGACGCTCACGCACATATAGAGACGACTTCTGGGCCCTAAACGGTGTATCGCTCGAAATCGAAGCTGGCTCCACGATCGGCCTCATCGGACCGAACGGCTCTGGTAAATCCACCCTGCTGAAGACGATCGGCGGCATCATTGAGCCCACCTCCGGAACGATCCAGACGCGTGGGCGCATGGCCGCCCTCCTGGAGCTCGGAGCAGGCTTCCATCCCGACCTAACCGGCCGCGAAAACGTGTACTTGAACGCAGCAATCCTCGGTATGACCCGCCAGCAGACCGATGCGCTCTTTGACGAGATTGTCGAGTTCTCCGGTATCGAACGATTCATTGATACTCAGGTGAAGTTCTACTCATCGGGCATGTACGTTCGGCTTGCATTTGCCGTTGCGATCAACGTCGACCCGGACATCCTGCTCGTTGACGAAGTACTCGCCGTCGGGGACGAAGCCTTCCAAAAAAAGTGCCTCGACAAGATCAAACAATTCCAGGAACAGGGACGCACGATCATCCTGGTCTCACACTCGCTCAGCGACATCCGCGATCTCTGTACACGCGCGGTGGTCCTCGGCAAAGGGTCCATCGTGTTCGACGGCAACCCTGCGGATGCGGTCAGCGTTTTGCGCGCAGGGTTTGAGACCCGTCACGAGGCTGAAGCCGCCAAAGAAAGTCTCGAGCGGGAGCGTGCGCGCGAGGCCGAAATTGAGCGTCGCGCCAGCCTGGTCGCAATCTCAGATGTGAGAACTACGGTGCTCAATCCGAACGAAGCTGGTGCGCACCAGCCGGGTGGAGATCTACAGATCGAAGTCGATCTTGACCTCACGGAAGAGATGAGCGGCTGGGACTTAGCAATTTCTCTGGTCAACTCCCTCGGTACAACCGCCACATCAACATCGACATGTGCGACGGGCCAGACTGGCGTGCCGAGCAAAGGAAAGCGAACGGTCACATTCCTGCTCCCCAACCTCGCCATCGGCCAGGGGCAGTACTCTATTACAGCCGCATTCTTTGATAACGAACGCCACCTGCTGACGCGCGTAGATGAACTTGGCAAGTTTGAGTGCCATTCTCTAACTGACTCCGTGGGCCCCGTCTATACGGCGGCGACGACACGGGTTGAGTAG
- a CDS encoding ABC transporter permease, with the protein MNYIQDMQQVAADRMTRLAKEDFQSQLKPSNPVSGTLAAVRELVERRELLGLLVRRELVGRYKDSVLGFAWSLIRPLTQLLIYYLVMGQFLGAARSIENFAVYIFTGLTLWGLFSETIMSMTGSIVANGGLIKKVYLPREIFPLASVGSSIFNFCIQMIVLLAAAAIAGTLSFGGNLLYALAAFVLIIIWATALGFILSATNVYFRDVQYLVDVLILLLMWMSPIVYSWSMVSGVIAAGAPSWVTDLYINNPITLAVMGFQNAFWAPGSPGAVFPEHLMTRMVIATIVGVFFLWFGQRVFARLQGNFAQEL; encoded by the coding sequence ATGAACTACATCCAAGACATGCAGCAGGTAGCTGCAGACCGAATGACCCGCCTGGCAAAGGAAGACTTTCAAAGTCAGCTCAAGCCAAGCAATCCAGTTTCAGGAACACTCGCCGCAGTTCGAGAACTTGTTGAACGCCGCGAGCTTCTCGGACTACTCGTTCGCCGCGAACTCGTTGGCCGCTACAAGGATTCCGTGCTCGGGTTCGCTTGGAGCCTCATCCGCCCTCTGACGCAACTGCTTATCTATTACCTAGTTATGGGGCAGTTCCTCGGTGCAGCCCGCTCGATCGAGAACTTCGCGGTCTATATTTTCACCGGTCTTACCCTCTGGGGCCTGTTCAGCGAAACGATCATGTCGATGACCGGATCGATCGTCGCGAACGGCGGGCTCATTAAGAAGGTCTACCTCCCTCGCGAGATCTTCCCACTTGCTTCCGTTGGTTCGTCCATCTTCAATTTCTGCATTCAGATGATCGTCCTTCTTGCTGCCGCTGCGATCGCGGGAACGCTGTCCTTCGGTGGGAATCTCCTCTATGCACTGGCCGCCTTCGTGCTGATCATCATTTGGGCAACCGCCCTCGGTTTCATCCTCTCGGCGACCAACGTCTATTTCCGTGACGTCCAGTACCTCGTCGACGTTCTCATCCTGCTGCTGATGTGGATGAGCCCCATCGTTTACTCGTGGTCAATGGTCTCCGGCGTGATCGCAGCGGGAGCACCGAGTTGGGTTACTGACCTGTACATCAACAACCCAATTACCCTTGCGGTCATGGGCTTCCAGAATGCGTTCTGGGCACCGGGCTCCCCCGGAGCGGTCTTCCCGGAGCACCTCATGACCCGCATGGTCATTGCAACGATCGTCGGAGTGTTCTTCCTCTGGTTCGGCCAGCGCGTATTCGCACGCCTCCAGGGCAACTTTGCGCAGGAGCTATAA
- a CDS encoding rhamnan synthesis F family protein: MRRFAIFLLYDPEGFVDNAVIHTLRGLRPHAEQIFVVSNGYLQAESRARLEAEVDEVFERPNTGFDVGAYRSALGRIGFDRLEEFDELLLINYTFFGPIDTFDELFERMDARTVDFWGMTSHVEVTPHPIVGKGTMPEHLQSYWLAFRKSLFATGDFQSYWSLLPDANSYHDVITIFETELTEHFANLGYAWEAAYPNDKYDVLNVSMEAPIALMDDGAPMFKRRLYFHDVVDMDQRDVSGAVVTEYVLSRGFNRDILIDGIIRRTPARSLATGLGLQILHKDANEDDVLEPGVNGVLVRPSKGFWRDVCTDPSSFTGVDVVVLEGQTPERKPLGQEAPFDSWFRRGRRFDRAMNAISGHRDAIANAFAKDARLGVVVPLADHHGTTALGDGWHGCKDAAGYLANRLGVIGPLERHSPMVPSMGVFAVRMGAVAPVAERVVHAGGWDLLADEFGGHERLAVLLDLLVADIARTTGFVTAEAATMAEFKKSATVLAQKFAETASRFESTPPAPFHGALKHPGAPLRAKVGARVRAVSPGLARGLLVGERIVKSGVRKVTGKDGQRS; encoded by the coding sequence GTGCGCCGCTTTGCAATCTTCCTGCTCTACGATCCAGAAGGATTCGTTGATAACGCTGTAATCCATACGCTGCGAGGATTACGGCCCCATGCTGAACAGATTTTTGTCGTGTCGAATGGCTACCTGCAAGCTGAGTCTCGCGCCCGGCTCGAGGCAGAGGTTGATGAGGTATTCGAGCGCCCCAATACCGGATTTGATGTCGGTGCCTATCGTTCGGCGCTCGGTCGCATCGGATTCGACCGACTCGAAGAGTTCGATGAACTGCTGCTCATCAACTACACCTTCTTCGGGCCAATCGACACGTTTGACGAACTTTTTGAGCGCATGGATGCGCGTACCGTTGATTTCTGGGGCATGACGAGTCACGTTGAGGTTACGCCACACCCAATTGTCGGCAAGGGAACGATGCCGGAACACCTGCAGTCGTACTGGCTCGCCTTTCGAAAGAGTTTGTTCGCTACGGGGGATTTTCAAAGCTACTGGTCACTGCTCCCAGACGCTAACTCCTATCACGACGTCATTACTATCTTCGAGACTGAACTTACTGAGCACTTTGCCAATCTTGGGTATGCGTGGGAAGCGGCGTACCCGAACGACAAATATGACGTGTTGAACGTCTCGATGGAAGCGCCAATCGCGTTGATGGACGATGGAGCGCCGATGTTCAAGCGTCGGCTCTATTTCCACGATGTCGTAGACATGGACCAGCGCGATGTATCGGGTGCTGTGGTGACCGAGTATGTGCTGTCGCGCGGATTTAACCGGGACATTCTCATTGACGGAATAATTCGGCGCACTCCTGCGAGATCTCTTGCCACAGGGCTTGGGCTGCAGATCCTGCATAAGGACGCGAACGAGGACGATGTGCTTGAGCCGGGCGTCAACGGCGTGCTGGTTCGCCCCAGTAAGGGATTCTGGCGTGATGTTTGTACGGATCCTTCGTCCTTTACCGGTGTCGATGTTGTGGTGCTCGAAGGGCAAACACCCGAGCGAAAACCCCTGGGTCAAGAAGCGCCATTCGACTCATGGTTTCGGCGCGGGCGTCGGTTTGACCGGGCCATGAACGCGATTTCGGGACACAGGGATGCCATTGCAAATGCATTCGCCAAAGACGCCAGGCTGGGTGTGGTGGTGCCGCTCGCCGACCACCACGGAACGACTGCCCTCGGCGACGGCTGGCATGGATGCAAAGACGCTGCAGGCTACCTGGCCAACCGGCTCGGGGTCATCGGCCCACTTGAGCGCCATTCGCCGATGGTGCCAAGCATGGGCGTTTTTGCAGTGCGGATGGGCGCGGTCGCTCCGGTAGCTGAACGTGTTGTTCACGCCGGCGGATGGGACTTGCTTGCTGACGAGTTTGGCGGCCACGAACGGCTTGCAGTCCTGCTCGATTTACTCGTCGCCGATATCGCACGCACCACCGGGTTCGTGACGGCCGAGGCGGCGACCATGGCCGAGTTCAAGAAGTCGGCGACGGTCCTCGCCCAAAAGTTTGCTGAAACTGCCTCACGGTTTGAGAGCACGCCCCCCGCGCCGT